From one Streptococcus pneumoniae genomic stretch:
- a CDS encoding beta-ketoacyl-ACP synthase III, producing the protein MSYAKISQVAHYVPEQVITNDDLAKIMDTSDDWIATRTGIKRRHISCTETTSDLATKVAEQLLEKAQLSAEELDFIIVATMTPDSMMPSTAAKVQANIQASKAFAFDLTAACSGFVFALSVGEKFISSGRYKCGLVIGSETVSKALDWSDRGTAVLFGDGAGGVLLESSSVQHFLAENQGTDGSRSSSLTYGQTSLNSPFSEAKSVNTYLQMDGRAVFDFATRDVSKSIKETIASSGLESEEIDWFLLHQANVRILDKMARKIGVAREKMPANMMEYGNTSAASIPILLSECVEKGDIVLNGSQKILLSGFGGGLTWGTLIVII; encoded by the coding sequence ATGAGTTATGCAAAGATTAGTCAGGTAGCCCATTATGTGCCTGAGCAAGTCATTACCAATGATGACTTGGCAAAGATAATGGATACGAGTGACGACTGGATCGCAACTCGAACAGGGATTAAAAGGCGGCATATCTCATGCACAGAGACAACGAGTGATTTGGCGACAAAAGTTGCAGAGCAGTTGTTAGAAAAAGCACAACTAAGTGCTGAAGAGCTTGATTTTATCATTGTAGCGACCATGACACCTGATTCGATGATGCCATCTACTGCTGCTAAGGTTCAGGCTAACATTCAGGCAAGTAAGGCATTTGCTTTTGATTTGACAGCTGCTTGTAGCGGATTTGTATTTGCCTTGTCCGTTGGTGAAAAGTTCATTTCTTCTGGGCGTTATAAATGTGGTCTTGTGATTGGTAGTGAGACGGTTTCTAAGGCTTTAGATTGGTCAGATCGTGGAACAGCTGTTTTATTTGGTGATGGCGCTGGTGGTGTTCTTTTAGAAAGTAGCAGTGTTCAGCATTTTCTAGCTGAAAATCAAGGGACAGATGGTTCTCGTAGCTCTAGTTTAACGTATGGACAAACTTCTTTGAACTCACCATTTTCAGAAGCAAAATCGGTTAATACCTATCTACAAATGGATGGTCGGGCAGTCTTTGACTTTGCGACAAGAGATGTTTCAAAGTCCATCAAAGAGACGATTGCAAGCAGTGGTCTTGAGTCTGAAGAGATTGATTGGTTTTTACTACATCAGGCCAATGTTCGTATTTTAGATAAGATGGCACGAAAGATTGGGGTTGCACGAGAAAAAATGCCAGCCAATATGATGGAGTATGGCAATACCAGTGCAGCTAGCATTCCTATCCTGCTATCTGAGTGTGTCGAAAAAGGGGATATTGTCCTAAACGGAAGTCAGAAGATTTTACTTTCTGGTTTTGGTGGTGGCTTAACCTGGGGGACACTCATTGTGATTATTTAG
- a CDS encoding MarR family transcriptional regulator, whose amino-acid sequence MDYQLVNDYLTSIFNNVLVIEEASLRGSRFKDISIKEMHTIDVIGNNPNGTPSQVAKELMVTLGTVTTSLNNLERKGYIERIRSEKDRRVVHLYLTKKGRLVYRLHRRFHKAMVERIIDGMAEDEIKVMDKGLKNLYQFLEDLK is encoded by the coding sequence TTGGATTACCAATTAGTCAATGATTATTTAACATCCATTTTTAATAACGTATTGGTGATTGAAGAGGCCAGTCTTCGTGGAAGTCGATTTAAGGATATTTCCATTAAAGAAATGCACACGATTGATGTGATTGGCAACAATCCTAATGGAACACCGAGTCAAGTTGCAAAAGAATTGATGGTGACTTTAGGGACGGTTACGACCAGTCTGAATAATTTGGAACGTAAAGGCTATATTGAGCGCATTCGTTCGGAAAAAGATCGTCGAGTGGTTCATCTATATTTGACTAAAAAAGGGCGTTTAGTCTATCGCTTGCATCGCAGATTTCATAAAGCTATGGTCGAGAGAATTATCGACGGTATGGCTGAGGATGAGATAAAGGTGATGGATAAGGGCTTGAAAAATTTATATCAGTTTCTTGAGGATTTGAAATGA
- a CDS encoding enoyl-CoA hydratase, translating to MDFTTILYHTIDDLGVITLNRPEVSNGFNVMMCQEILAALEVIQEDEKIRFCVIKANGNIFSVGGDLAEMRRAVEEDDIESLVEIVALVNEISYRMKRLLKPVIFLVDGAVAGAAANMVVAADFCIASEKSRFIQAFVGVGLAPDAGGLFLLSRSIGVTRALQLAMTGEALSAQKAYDYGILYKVSEKESLEKDLNQLLKKLRRGSANSYRAMKELVFNSSFNAWNEYKELELALQKALAFTEDFKEGVRAYAEKRRPQFLGK from the coding sequence ATGGACTTTACAACAATTTTATACCATACAATAGATGATTTGGGAGTGATTACGCTGAATCGTCCTGAGGTCTCAAATGGCTTTAACGTGATGATGTGCCAAGAAATTTTAGCCGCATTAGAAGTCATTCAAGAGGATGAGAAGATTCGTTTTTGTGTCATAAAGGCGAATGGAAATATTTTCTCGGTAGGTGGTGATTTAGCAGAAATGAGAAGAGCTGTTGAAGAAGATGATATTGAGTCTTTAGTAGAGATTGTAGCTCTAGTCAATGAAATTTCTTATCGAATGAAACGTCTTTTAAAACCAGTGATTTTCTTGGTTGATGGAGCAGTGGCAGGAGCGGCAGCGAATATGGTAGTTGCTGCGGATTTTTGTATAGCCAGTGAGAAATCTCGTTTTATTCAAGCCTTTGTAGGTGTTGGATTGGCACCCGATGCTGGTGGGTTATTCTTATTGAGTCGCTCCATTGGCGTTACACGTGCACTCCAGTTAGCAATGACAGGAGAGGCGCTTTCGGCTCAAAAAGCGTATGATTATGGAATTTTGTATAAGGTTTCTGAGAAAGAATCTTTGGAAAAAGATTTGAATCAACTCCTTAAGAAGTTAAGACGCGGGTCTGCAAATTCTTACCGTGCGATGAAAGAGCTAGTTTTTAACAGTAGCTTTAATGCTTGGAACGAGTATAAAGAGCTAGAATTAGCTCTTCAAAAAGCTTTAGCCTTTACAGAGGATTTTAAAGAAGGTGTTAGGGCTTATGCAGAAAAACGACGTCCTCAATTTCTTGGGAAGTAA
- a CDS encoding aspartate kinase, with protein MKVVKFGGSSLASATQLEKVLQIVKDDPERRFVVVSAPGKRNAEDTKVTDALIRYYRDYVEENDVTAHQEWIIKRYGDMVKELNLKPSVLEKISKSILKLATLPIEENNFLYDTFLAAGENNNAKLIAAYFNKNGIPARYIHPKEAGIFVSSEPGNAQILPSSYDKIEELVNSQEVLVIPGFFGVTQDGQICTFSRGGSDITGSIIAAGVKADLYENFTDVDGIFAAHPGIIHNPHSIPELTYREMRELAYAGFSVLHDEALIPAYRGKIPLVIKNTNNPSHPGTRIVLQHTTQALPVVGIAADSNFTSINMSKYLMNREVGFGRKLLQIFEDLNISWEHMPTGIDDLSIILRNRELTPIKEEEILRQLRQKLEVDHVEIEHGLSIIMIVGENMKSHVGLTATATKALSDHQINIQMISQGSSEVSIMIVINSEQEKAAIKALYQAFFAENN; from the coding sequence ATGAAAGTTGTAAAATTCGGAGGAAGTTCACTTGCCTCCGCTACACAATTAGAAAAAGTATTGCAGATTGTTAAAGACGATCCTGAGCGTCGCTTTGTTGTCGTTTCTGCTCCTGGAAAACGCAACGCAGAAGATACAAAAGTTACAGATGCTTTGATTCGTTACTACCGCGACTATGTCGAAGAAAATGATGTGACAGCTCACCAAGAATGGATCATTAAGCGCTATGGTGACATGGTTAAAGAACTAAACCTCAAACCAAGTGTCTTAGAGAAGATTTCAAAAAGCATTTTGAAATTGGCTACTTTGCCAATTGAAGAGAATAACTTTCTGTATGATACTTTCCTTGCTGCTGGTGAGAATAACAATGCAAAATTGATTGCAGCCTATTTTAACAAAAATGGGATTCCAGCACGCTATATTCATCCAAAAGAAGCCGGAATCTTCGTATCTAGTGAACCAGGAAATGCTCAGATTTTGCCATCTAGCTATGACAAAATTGAAGAACTCGTGAATTCCCAAGAAGTATTAGTCATTCCAGGATTCTTTGGTGTCACACAAGATGGACAAATTTGTACATTCTCACGCGGAGGATCTGACATCACAGGTTCTATTATTGCTGCTGGTGTCAAAGCTGATCTCTATGAAAACTTTACAGATGTAGATGGAATTTTCGCAGCTCATCCAGGAATTATTCATAATCCTCATTCCATTCCTGAACTAACTTATCGGGAAATGCGGGAATTAGCCTATGCAGGATTTTCAGTACTACATGACGAAGCTCTAATTCCAGCCTATCGTGGTAAAATTCCATTAGTCATCAAAAACACCAATAATCCAAGCCATCCAGGCACACGAATTGTCTTACAGCATACGACACAAGCCCTACCTGTTGTAGGTATCGCAGCAGACTCCAATTTTACCAGCATCAACATGTCTAAATACCTCATGAACCGTGAAGTTGGTTTCGGACGCAAACTATTACAAATCTTCGAAGATCTAAATATTAGCTGGGAACACATGCCAACAGGTATTGATGATCTCTCCATTATCCTTCGCAATCGTGAGCTCACTCCTATCAAAGAAGAAGAGATTCTTCGCCAACTACGACAAAAACTAGAAGTCGACCATGTTGAAATTGAACATGGGCTCTCCATTATCATGATTGTCGGTGAAAACATGAAGAGTCACGTTGGACTTACAGCCACTGCAACTAAGGCACTTTCAGACCATCAGATCAATATCCAGATGATTTCCCAAGGATCTAGCGAAGTCTCCATCATGATAGTTATCAATTCAGAACAAGAAAAAGCAGCCATCAAAGCCCTCTATCAAGCATTCTTTGCAGAGAATAACTAA
- a CDS encoding IS982 family transposase, which yields MSHLQYTAKSHHLQWNLKQLSKICHQLYRDYCPESFKHRHNVSLSKVSDQSLLVLLLLQAELGIKSQRHFYRLCYLFPCGHLLERSRFNRRARQLIWLVQVIRQAMNTKISPGSIVIIDSFPLPLCQPTRNYRTRIFNDLADIGYNASKRLWFYGFKVHMLVTLSGYILNYVVTPASVHDIRAVDDLLENCRQPYILADLGYLSKELKDHLTQKGYHLWTPLRQNMAGAKQHNHWKLIAMRRTIETRFSELCGLFDIEHTLTRSLAGL from the coding sequence ATGAGCCACTTACAGTATACCGCTAAATCTCATCACTTACAATGGAATTTGAAGCAATTATCAAAAATTTGTCATCAACTGTATAGGGATTATTGTCCTGAATCTTTCAAACATCGTCATAATGTCAGTCTATCTAAGGTTTCAGATCAATCTCTATTAGTCTTACTTCTCTTGCAAGCTGAACTAGGGATTAAGTCACAACGTCATTTCTACCGTCTCTGTTACTTATTTCCTTGTGGTCATCTTCTTGAACGAAGCCGTTTTAATAGACGAGCAAGACAGTTGATTTGGTTAGTTCAAGTCATTAGACAAGCAATGAATACTAAAATCTCACCTGGTTCCATTGTTATTATAGATAGCTTTCCCTTGCCACTTTGCCAACCTACCCGTAACTATAGAACACGTATTTTTAACGACTTAGCAGATATTGGCTACAATGCTTCCAAACGTCTGTGGTTCTATGGATTCAAAGTACACATGCTGGTAACTTTATCAGGCTATATTCTGAATTATGTTGTGACACCTGCATCAGTCCATGATATTAGGGCAGTTGATGACTTACTAGAAAATTGCCGACAACCTTATATTTTGGCAGATTTAGGCTATCTTAGTAAGGAACTTAAAGATCATTTGACCCAAAAAGGCTATCATCTATGGACTCCCTTACGCCAAAATATGGCAGGAGCTAAACAACATAATCATTGGAAATTGATAGCTATGAGACGAACCATTGAGACTCGCTTCTCAGAGCTTTGCGGTCTTTTTGATATAGAACACACACTGACTAGAAGTTTAGCAGGTCTGTAG
- the trxA gene encoding thioredoxin, whose translation MVQAVTDANFVEETKEGLVLIDFWATWCGPCRMQAPILEQLSEEIHEDELKIFKMDVDENPNTAREYGIMSIPTLLFKKDGEVVKQVAGVHTKEQLKGFITELSK comes from the coding sequence ATGGTTCAAGCAGTTACAGATGCAAACTTTGTCGAAGAAACAAAAGAAGGTCTTGTCTTGATTGACTTTTGGGCAACTTGGTGTGGCCCATGTCGTATGCAAGCACCAATTTTGGAACAATTGTCCGAAGAAATTCATGAAGATGAATTGAAAATCTTCAAAATGGATGTTGACGAGAATCCAAACACCGCCCGGGAGTATGGGATCATGTCAATCCCTACCCTATTGTTTAAAAAAGACGGCGAAGTAGTCAAACAAGTGGCAGGCGTCCATACGAAGGAACAGTTAAAAGGCTTTATCACAGAGCTTAGTAAGTAA
- a CDS encoding ISL3 family transposase, translating into MERLNNTTNLIGIKDKNITITSAYKVKSHILLQATLDYPAPPCPHCQGKMIKYDFQRESSIPMLDLQGFPTLLKLRKRRFKCKCCLRVSVAQTPLVKKHHQISQPIWDKITQLHTEKVTNSDITKKNHVSVSTVQRKLTKFSFKEDYSRLPDILSWDEFSCNKGKLAFIAQDFQTKKIITILENNRQTTIKNYFLKYTREMRENVKVVTVDMAGNYIPIIKFLFPKAKIVLDRFHIIQHLSRAMMATRIAIMKNCDKGSLPYRAMKHHWRILQKDSRKLSNKLFYSRTFRQTLTPREVVQKTLDLSEELRHYYDLYQLLMFHFQEKNSEAFFGLIEDYLPTVNSTFRTVFTTFLKYRQYITNALELPYSNAKLEATNKLIKDIKRQAFGFRNFKNFKTKILIALNIQKERTNLILSRMG; encoded by the coding sequence ATGGAACGACTTAATAATACCACAAATCTTATCGGAATAAAAGATAAAAATATCACCATCACTTCTGCTTACAAAGTTAAATCCCATATCCTCCTTCAAGCAACCTTAGACTATCCTGCTCCTCCTTGTCCTCACTGCCAAGGAAAGATGATAAAATATGACTTCCAACGAGAATCCTCTATTCCTATGCTTGATCTTCAAGGATTTCCTACTCTTCTAAAACTTAGAAAACGACGCTTTAAATGCAAGTGTTGTCTACGTGTATCCGTAGCTCAAACGCCTCTCGTCAAGAAACATCATCAAATTTCTCAACCTATCTGGGACAAAATCACTCAACTACATACGGAAAAAGTAACGAACTCTGATATCACTAAGAAGAACCACGTGTCTGTCTCTACCGTACAGCGAAAGCTGACTAAATTCTCCTTCAAAGAAGACTACTCAAGACTTCCTGATATCCTATCTTGGGATGAATTCTCATGTAATAAGGGAAAGCTTGCATTTATCGCTCAGGATTTTCAAACCAAAAAGATTATCACTATTCTTGAGAATAATCGGCAAACAACCATTAAAAACTACTTCCTCAAATACACGAGAGAGATGAGGGAAAACGTCAAAGTCGTAACTGTAGATATGGCTGGTAACTACATTCCTATCATTAAATTCTTATTCCCGAAAGCAAAGATTGTTCTGGATCGTTTCCATATTATTCAGCACCTGAGCCGGGCGATGATGGCTACTCGGATTGCCATTATGAAGAACTGTGACAAGGGCTCTCTCCCTTATCGTGCTATGAAACATCATTGGAGAATCCTCCAAAAGGACAGCCGGAAACTCTCTAACAAACTCTTTTATTCTCGAACCTTTAGGCAAACATTAACCCCTAGAGAAGTAGTTCAAAAAACCTTAGACTTATCAGAGGAACTAAGGCACTATTATGACCTTTATCAACTCTTGATGTTCCATTTTCAAGAGAAGAACAGTGAGGCTTTCTTCGGACTGATAGAAGACTATTTACCTACTGTGAATTCTACTTTCAGAACAGTCTTTACAACCTTTCTCAAATACAGACAATACATTACCAATGCACTTGAATTACCTTATTCAAACGCTAAGCTAGAAGCTACTAACAAACTTATCAAAGACATCAAACGACAAGCTTTCGGTTTCCGAAACTTCAAAAACTTTAAAACAAAAATTCTCATCGCTTTAAACATACAAAAAGAGAGAACCAACCTGATTCTCTCTCGTATGGGATAA